The Porphyrobacter sp. HT-58-2 genome has a window encoding:
- a CDS encoding DOMON-like domain-containing protein, which produces MQPLMLHQTCALGPIRAVTASVTATPQGCEARFRLDGHIPAINLPEPATPARRDNLWKTTCFEIFWQPLGDTWYREFNLSPSGQWAAYDFDSFREGMRDAPVDAIAIACSHDDRGLVLEASIAAALPDPAQVALNAIVEHPDGILQFWALAFAPGKPEFHSEACRAIIVER; this is translated from the coding sequence ATGCAGCCACTCATGCTTCACCAGACCTGCGCTCTCGGACCGATCCGCGCTGTAACCGCCTCTGTCACTGCAACGCCGCAAGGCTGCGAAGCCCGGTTCCGGCTCGACGGCCATATTCCCGCGATCAATCTCCCGGAGCCTGCAACGCCAGCGCGCCGTGACAATCTCTGGAAGACGACCTGCTTCGAGATTTTCTGGCAGCCCCTCGGCGATACCTGGTACCGCGAATTCAACCTCTCGCCTTCGGGCCAGTGGGCGGCCTATGACTTCGATTCCTTCCGCGAAGGGATGCGAGATGCACCGGTTGATGCCATCGCGATCGCCTGTTCGCATGATGACAGAGGTCTGGTGCTGGAAGCCAGCATCGCAGCCGCGCTGCCTGATCCCGCGCAGGTCGCATTGAACGCTATTGTCGAGCATCCCGATGGAATCCTGCAATTCTGGGCGCTCGCCTTTGCTCCCGGCAAGCCTGAGTTTCACTCCGAAGCCTGCCGGGCGATCATCGTCGAACGCTAG
- a CDS encoding TspO/MBR family protein: protein MDWTTALIAAGWAIILGGAGGALTDIGQWYRDLKKPSWQPPDWLFGPAWTLILGLAGWSFYIGLAEAPTPQARIGVWALFAANFVLHFLWSPLFFKLKRPDLALAENVLLWCSVTALLTVLPRLAGDSLAGWLNVPYFVWVSFAFILNAKIVQLNRPF, encoded by the coding sequence ATGGATTGGACCACAGCCCTTATCGCCGCCGGATGGGCGATCATCCTCGGCGGCGCAGGCGGTGCGCTGACCGATATCGGCCAATGGTATCGGGACTTGAAGAAGCCTTCCTGGCAACCGCCTGACTGGCTGTTCGGCCCAGCCTGGACGCTGATCCTCGGGCTTGCTGGGTGGAGTTTCTACATCGGCCTGGCCGAGGCACCCACGCCGCAGGCACGTATCGGCGTGTGGGCGTTGTTCGCCGCCAATTTCGTGCTGCACTTCCTTTGGTCGCCGCTGTTTTTCAAGCTGAAGCGGCCCGACTTGGCACTCGCAGAGAACGTTTTGCTGTGGTGCTCGGTTACCGCGCTACTGACGGTATTGCCCCGTCTTGCGGGTGACAGTTTGGCGGGCTGGCTCAACGTGCCCTATTTTGTCTGGGTGAGTTTCGCCTTCATCCTCAATGCGAAAATCGTGCAGCTCAACCGCCCGTTCTAG